From the genome of Agromyces badenianii:
CCAGAGCCTCCACACTCCGAAGTCACGATCATGCTCGGCGATGTCGTGGAAGAGAACGATTCCGCCGCTCCGGACGGTTCCGGCCCAGGACTCGAAATCCGCCTTCACGTCCTCGTAGCCGTGACGACCGTCGATGTGAAGGAGGTCGACGGAGTCATCGGCGACACGATCGCGTGATTCCGAGAAGTACCCGCGCAGCAGGCGCGCGGAATCTCCGTACTCGGCTTCGGCGACGTGTTTGACGGAGCCGTAGACCTCGTCGCCGTAGAACCCGGCGTGATCATCGCCTCGCCAGGTGTCGAGCGCAATCACCTCGGTGTCGAGACCGAGCCGGCGGACCGCCTCGGCGAATACGAAGAAGGAGAAGCCGTAGTGCGTGCCGAGTTCGACGATGCGGTGCGGCCGGATGACGTCGACGAGCCAGAACGCGAAGGGTGCGTGCTCGAGCCACGCGGATGTCACGATGTGCGCGGGCTGCCAATACGAGGCCGAGCTGAGCCACAAGGGCGTCGGCGTCACAGCGCATCGATGGGCGGCCTCATCGTCGCGCGTCGTCATGGGCATCCTCGTTCATGGTCGCTCTGCGAACCAGCCTATGCGTTGGGTGCCCCCAGCTCGACGGCCGTGCGCAACTTGGTCCGGATAGACTCGTTCCGCCTCACTCATCGTCAGGAGATATCCAAACTCATGAGAATCCTCGTGACCGGCGGCGCCGGCTTCATCGGCTCGAACTTCGTCCACTATGCGCTCGCGAATACCGATCACACGGTGACCGTGCTCGACAAGCTCACGTACGCGGGCAATCTCGCGTCGCTCGACGGACTGCCCGAAGACCGGTTCAGCTTCGTGCAGGGAGATATCGCCGACGCTGCGCTCGTCGACACGCTCTTCGCCGAGCACGACGCGGTCGTGCACTACGCGGCGGAGAGCCACAACGACAATTCCCTCGACGACCCGCGACCGTTCCTCGAGACGAACATCATCGGCACCTACACCCTTCTCGAGGCGGCTCGAAAGCACTCGATCCGCTTCCATCACATCTCGACCGACGAGGTCTACGGAGATCTCGAGCTCGACGATCCCGCCAAGTTCACCGAGCAGACGCCCTACAACCCCTCGAGCCCGTACTCGTCGACGAAGGCAGGCAGCGACCTGCTCGTTCGCGCCTGGGTCCGATCCTTCGGAGTTCAGGCGACGATCTCGAACTGCTCGAACAACTACGGTCCGTACCAGCACGTCGAGAAGTTCATTCCGCGCCAGATCACGAACGTGCTCCGCGGCGAACGCCCCAAGCTGTACGGCGCAGGCGAGAACGTTCGCGACTGGATCCACGCGAACGACCATTCATCGGCCGTGCTCACGATCCTCGAGAAGGGCGTGGTCGGTGAGACGTACCTCATCGGCGCCGACGGCGAGAAGAACAACAAAGAGGTCGTCGAACTCATCCTCACGCAGCTCGGACAGCCGGCCGACGGCTACGACCACGTCGTCGACCGTCCCGGCCACGATCTGCGCTACGCGATCGATTCCACCCGCCTTCGCACCGAGCTGGGGTGGAGCCCCGAGTTCTCAGACTTCGAGGCGGGCCTCCGCGACACGATCGACTGGTACCGCGACAATGAATCGTGGTGGGCGCCGCAGAAGGACGCAACTGAGGCGCGCTACCAGGCCCAGGGGCAGTAAGGCCATGCGCTACCTCATCACCGGCGCCAACGGCATGCTCGGGCGCGACCTGCAATCCGCCCTTGACGACCGCGAAGTCACCGCACTCGGCCGCGCCGACCTCGATGTCACGGATGCCGCGGCGGTTGCCGCGGCAGTGCAGGGCCATCAGGTCGTGATCAACTGCGCCGCGTACACGAAGGTCGACGATGCGGAGTCGCACGAGGACGACGCATATGCGGTGAACGCCGTCGGTGCGCGCAACCTGGCCATCGCGGCGAACGGAGCGGGCGCAAGACTCGTGCAATTGTCGACCGACTACGTGTTCAACGGGTCGGCGACCGAGCCGTATGCGGAATCGACGCCGTACGATCCCATCTCGGCCTACGGCCGCACGAAGGCGGCCGGCGAACGATTCGCCCTCGATGCGAACCCCGGCGCCACGTACGTGGTCCGAACCGCTTGGCTCTACGGCGCACACGGCCCCAATTTCGCGGCGACGATGCTCGCGATCGCGCAGTCGAGGGAGTCCTGGTCGGTGGTCGACGACCAAATCGGTCAACCCACCTGGACGGGTGACCTCGCGCGCCAGGTGCTCGCACTCCTCGACGCCGATGCACCTCGTGGCATCTATCACGGCACCAATTCCGGTCGTACGAGCTGGTACGACTTCGCCAGAGCCGTGCTCGCCGAGAACGGGCTCGACCCCGACCGGATCACCCCGACCGACAGCAGCGCCTTCGTCCGACCGGCGCCGCGACCGGCGTTCTCGGTGCTCGGACACGAGGCGTGGGAGTCGGCGGACCTCTCGCCGATGCGCGACTGGCGCGAGGCGCTCACCGAGGCGACTGCGCGCGGCGTGTTCGCCCGCGACTGAACGGGCTACCGGCGACGCCTGGACCGCCGCCCTCACAGGAAGCGCCCGGCGTCGTGCCTCACATCATGCGCGAATAAAGCTCCACCTGCATGCGTCGCGACCACCGACTCTGGAGCGTGGTGAGGTCTGACTCGAGAATGCGCGGATCACGCGACTTGGATTCGAAGTGATACAGGCGCGCCCACGGACTGAACACCGCTGACCGACCGCTCGAGCGCACCTTCATGTTGAGGTCGACGTCGTTGTAGTTGCCGGGTAATTCGCGCGTGAAGCCGCCCACCTCGAAGTACACGTCCCGGCGGATGAGCGCGCATGCTGCGGTGACTCCGGAGACTTCGTGATCCGTCGCCATCGACTTGATCGCGTCATCCCGCCCGCCTGCCCATCCGAACGCCGCGTGACCGGCGACACCGCCCGTGTAGACCTGCCCGGCGTGCTGCACGGTGCTGTCCTCGAAGTAGAGCTGCGCCCCGACGATGCCGACGCCCTCCTGCTGTGCGAGACCGAGCAAGGTCTCGATCCAGTCATCGGTGACGACCTCGACATCGTCGTTCAAGAGCAGCAGGTACTCGCCAGACGCAGCGACGGCACCACGGTTCATCTTCGCACTGAAGTTGAACGGGGCATCCCACAGCACGAGTCGAAGCTTGTCGCCGCAGAGCTGCTCGAGTTGCTCGACGACCGAGTCGGGCGTCTCTCGGTCGGCGACGACGACGAACTCCACGTTCGGGTAGGTGGACCGCTCGACGATGCCCTTGATCGCCTCGACGACGAGCACTCGATCGGTGCCGGCGATGCTCGCGGCGCCTCCTCGAGTGGGGATCACGATCGATACGAGTGGTGCATCGACGATCGCGTACCGGACGCGCCGTATGAACGGCTTGATCTCGTCGACCGCGGCATCCACGCCGATCTCGGCGAGGTGGGCGCTGACGACCGCGTTCTGGGCGGCCGAGGTGCCGGCGAAGTCGCCGGGTGCGAGGTCCTCAGTGGCGAGAACGGCAGGGTTCAGCGCGATCTCCCACCCTGCAGCGCCGGCCCGCAACGCGAGATCGAGCAGCTGCGCACGGCGCGCTTCAGACCTGAAGCCTCCGATGGCTCGCAGTTCGTCGATCCGCGACGTCACCACAGGGCCGAGGTAGTCGTTGCTCCGAAGCCGGATGGGCGAGAACAGCGGCCTGAGCAACGGGTGTCCGGCCTCCGAAACCGAGTCGCCGTACGTGAGGGCGACCGCCGGAAAGCGGTCGTGGAAACCGACGACCTTCGGCAGGAGATCTGCGAGGACCACGCCCCATCGGATGACGAAGAGGAATTCGGCCGTGCTCTCGGCGAGCCGCGCGTTCAGCAATGGTGCGTCGGCGTGAAGGATCCCGACGCCGATGGACTCGGCGGCTGCGATCATCTCGGAGGTGTCTTCGAGGGCCGCATCATCGACGACGATCAATACGTTCGCGGGATCGAACCCGGCGCTGAGCACGGATTGTGCGGTACGCAGGACATCTTCGGGCGAGCGGCCGGCGGAGTCGATCCACCCCTCGACGCGAGCCGCGAGCGCGGCGTCGGCGACGCTCATCCGAGCACGCGCCGCTTGACGACGCGGAGGACGCGCACGGGCAGGGTCACGACGCGCCCGGCACGCCACGTCAGCGATGACTTCATGCCGGCGAGATTCGCCTCCACAGCAACGGCCTCGCTCGGCGACAGCCGACTGGCGGCCTGGAGTTCCTTGACCTGCTGCTCGAGACCGATGATGCGATCGGTGAATTCCAGCCGCTCCTCGGCGAGCACGGCCTCGACGCTCACGCCGACGTCGGGCCGCGTCTCGGGCCATCGCGTGCTCTGGGCGTCACTCACGTGGATCTCATCCTCTCGTCGGCGGTCGTAAACTAGCCTAATGCCCTCGACGAGACCGCCCCGTGAGAGCTCGACCTCGAACCCGGCCTCCGAACGCGTCACCGCCGTCGTGCCCACCTACCACCCCGATCCCGGTGTCCGAGCGAGACTTCACGCACTGGCGAGACAAGTCGATCAGGTCATCGTCGTCGATGACGGATCCGGTCCCTCCGCAGACGCCTTCCTCGACGGCATCGCGGCTGAGGGATTCGTCGTCGAGCGACTGCCTCGCAACGCCGGCATCGCAGCGGCGTTGAACGCGGGCGTACGGCTGGCACTCGCCGGCGGCAGTGATTACGTGGTGAACCTCGACCAGGACACCGATCTGCCGAGTGGCTATGTCGAGACCGCGCTCGCGCAGTTCGCGAGAGCCAACCCCGTGACACGACTCGGCGTCGTCTGCGTCGATGCCGTGAACGGCGCACCGGCCCTGCCCACCTGGGTTTCACCCGAGGGGTTCGGGCTCGTTCCCGAAGCCATTCAGACCGGCTTCGTGATCAGCCGGGAATGTCTCGAGGTCTCGGGCCTGTTCGACGAGCGCCTGGTGATCGACTGCGTCGACACCGAGTTCTGCCTTCGCATTCGCGACCGGGGTTTTCGGATCGCGGTCGCAGAGGGCACCGATATCCGCCATTCGATCGGCCGACGCGCGGAGCTTCGTCCGTTCGGCATCCCGATGCGACACGCGAATGGTCGCCTCGCGACCTACCAGTACCACTCGCCATTCCGCCGGTACTACATCGCCCGGAACAACATCGACCTGATCTTCCGCTACGTCGGAAAGCGTCCGAGGTGGGTCGCGAGCGTGGTGAAGCGCGAGATGGGTGGAATGATCGTCTCGATGGTGAGCGGCCCGCAGCGCCTCGCACAGGTGCTCGCGATCTGCACCGGCACACTGCACGGTCTCATTCGCCGACGAGGGATGATTCCCGGATGGCTCAAGCGCCTGATCACCTGACTTCGTCGTCGGGCGAAAGCAGAGCCCGGCCCGAACGGAAAGGAGCCACGTGACCACCACCCTCCGCGTCATCGTCGACCAGATCATCGCCCCGGTGCCCGGCGCACTCGGCGGGTACACCCGCGACCTCACGAGTGCGATCATCGCGGCCACTCCCCGGAACTGCGCGGTCGAGGGCATCGTGTCGTCGTCGCCCCCCGATGACTACGACCGCGTGCTCGCGGAACTGCCGGGGCTCGCCGGGCTGTACAAGACGACCCTGGCCCGGCGCGAACTCGCCGGGGCCTGGCAACTGGGCCTCACGACCTCACCAGGCCCCGGCATCATCCACGCACCGAGCCTCTTCGCGCCGTTGCGCCGGCACGACCGCTCGGTCGACGGCAGCCAGATCGTCGTCACCGTGCACGACGTGCTCGCGTGGACCCATCCAGAAGCCCTCAGTACGACCTCCGTCGCCTGGCAGAAGGGCATGCTGAAGCGCGCGCGCAAGCACGCCGACGCGGTCGTGGTGCCCACGCACGCGCTCGCCGAGCGACTCGCCGAGATCGCC
Proteins encoded in this window:
- the rfbB gene encoding dTDP-glucose 4,6-dehydratase, translating into MRILVTGGAGFIGSNFVHYALANTDHTVTVLDKLTYAGNLASLDGLPEDRFSFVQGDIADAALVDTLFAEHDAVVHYAAESHNDNSLDDPRPFLETNIIGTYTLLEAARKHSIRFHHISTDEVYGDLELDDPAKFTEQTPYNPSSPYSSTKAGSDLLVRAWVRSFGVQATISNCSNNYGPYQHVEKFIPRQITNVLRGERPKLYGAGENVRDWIHANDHSSAVLTILEKGVVGETYLIGADGEKNNKEVVELILTQLGQPADGYDHVVDRPGHDLRYAIDSTRLRTELGWSPEFSDFEAGLRDTIDWYRDNESWWAPQKDATEARYQAQGQ
- a CDS encoding glycosyltransferase; protein product: MPSTRPPRESSTSNPASERVTAVVPTYHPDPGVRARLHALARQVDQVIVVDDGSGPSADAFLDGIAAEGFVVERLPRNAGIAAALNAGVRLALAGGSDYVVNLDQDTDLPSGYVETALAQFARANPVTRLGVVCVDAVNGAPALPTWVSPEGFGLVPEAIQTGFVISRECLEVSGLFDERLVIDCVDTEFCLRIRDRGFRIAVAEGTDIRHSIGRRAELRPFGIPMRHANGRLATYQYHSPFRRYYIARNNIDLIFRYVGKRPRWVASVVKREMGGMIVSMVSGPQRLAQVLAICTGTLHGLIRRRGMIPGWLKRLIT
- the rfbD gene encoding dTDP-4-dehydrorhamnose reductase, which gives rise to MRYLITGANGMLGRDLQSALDDREVTALGRADLDVTDAAAVAAAVQGHQVVINCAAYTKVDDAESHEDDAYAVNAVGARNLAIAANGAGARLVQLSTDYVFNGSATEPYAESTPYDPISAYGRTKAAGERFALDANPGATYVVRTAWLYGAHGPNFAATMLAIAQSRESWSVVDDQIGQPTWTGDLARQVLALLDADAPRGIYHGTNSGRTSWYDFARAVLAENGLDPDRITPTDSSAFVRPAPRPAFSVLGHEAWESADLSPMRDWREALTEATARGVFARD
- a CDS encoding glycosyltransferase family 2 protein, with translation MSVADAALAARVEGWIDSAGRSPEDVLRTAQSVLSAGFDPANVLIVVDDAALEDTSEMIAAAESIGVGILHADAPLLNARLAESTAEFLFVIRWGVVLADLLPKVVGFHDRFPAVALTYGDSVSEAGHPLLRPLFSPIRLRSNDYLGPVVTSRIDELRAIGGFRSEARRAQLLDLALRAGAAGWEIALNPAVLATEDLAPGDFAGTSAAQNAVVSAHLAEIGVDAAVDEIKPFIRRVRYAIVDAPLVSIVIPTRGGAASIAGTDRVLVVEAIKGIVERSTYPNVEFVVVADRETPDSVVEQLEQLCGDKLRLVLWDAPFNFSAKMNRGAVAASGEYLLLLNDDVEVVTDDWIETLLGLAQQEGVGIVGAQLYFEDSTVQHAGQVYTGGVAGHAAFGWAGGRDDAIKSMATDHEVSGVTAACALIRRDVYFEVGGFTRELPGNYNDVDLNMKVRSSGRSAVFSPWARLYHFESKSRDPRILESDLTTLQSRWSRRMQVELYSRMM
- a CDS encoding class I SAM-dependent methyltransferase, which translates into the protein MTTRDDEAAHRCAVTPTPLWLSSASYWQPAHIVTSAWLEHAPFAFWLVDVIRPHRIVELGTHYGFSFFVFAEAVRRLGLDTEVIALDTWRGDDHAGFYGDEVYGSVKHVAEAEYGDSARLLRGYFSESRDRVADDSVDLLHIDGRHGYEDVKADFESWAGTVRSGGIVLFHDIAEHDRDFGVWRLWEELSSAHPSFTFTHNHGLGVLSLGPITHQALRSIFDADDDETARIRATYERLGTRVTRQAELEAMPAEISSLHDVVGSLVGEISHLTSVVEQRDQVIEEYRRSTSWRLTQPLRALGGVLGRRSR